A genomic segment from bacterium encodes:
- a CDS encoding radical SAM protein, with amino-acid sequence MKGALSANPRVLLCTAYRRFRNDYWDVIGGQVFGLPRVASPRRVSMSLRFLKQNVPEVEILEYPMWPEYVERLREGWDVVGFTFFENEIAEIARMAEEARSHGIRELWAGGYGALNPAIPRIVDRVFTGASEDAVARVFGYRIPDDSIEHPVMCWPGTIKPGNIPLLTLGLLYTQHGCPFECSFCQTPALDTRPLPINIESIERVIKHYRSKGLTDLFIADELFGYNPRLSEKLTGMFARYKFRWWAQSRISLILDHLDEWYEKGLRFPMIGLESTVQKSLDIIKKRQKTAEIEEYAERTKEKPGIYRIVDWMIGYENMSRDETIQDAVQLKRMGFDAHGVSVLTPFPGTPLWKELDSKYGIIKDNYRDFDTGHLVWNHPEITPSQMLYLRASLINYLNNPFDAYIRPFSRIVRERLREKGFEFVWRDLIKGPLAASLYDDRKQIFFKRLGS; translated from the coding sequence GTGAAAGGCGCTTTGAGCGCTAACCCCCGGGTTCTTTTGTGTACGGCCTACAGGCGATTCCGCAACGACTACTGGGATGTAATCGGAGGCCAGGTCTTCGGCCTTCCCCGGGTTGCCTCGCCCCGCCGGGTCTCGATGAGCCTGAGGTTCTTAAAGCAGAACGTTCCCGAGGTCGAGATACTCGAGTATCCGATGTGGCCTGAATATGTCGAGAGACTCAGGGAGGGTTGGGACGTGGTGGGCTTCACTTTTTTCGAGAACGAGATAGCGGAGATAGCGAGGATGGCTGAAGAGGCGCGCAGTCATGGAATCCGCGAGCTGTGGGCGGGAGGGTACGGAGCGCTGAATCCTGCAATCCCCCGGATAGTGGACAGGGTTTTTACTGGAGCCTCAGAGGACGCCGTAGCCAGGGTTTTCGGATACCGCATCCCGGACGACTCGATAGAGCATCCGGTAATGTGCTGGCCGGGTACGATAAAACCCGGCAACATACCTCTGTTGACGCTTGGCCTCCTGTACACGCAGCACGGGTGTCCTTTCGAATGCAGCTTTTGCCAGACGCCCGCTCTTGACACCAGACCCCTGCCCATAAATATAGAAAGCATCGAGCGCGTCATTAAGCACTACCGGAGCAAGGGACTTACCGATCTTTTCATCGCGGACGAACTCTTCGGGTACAATCCCCGGCTTTCCGAAAAACTCACCGGGATGTTCGCGAGATACAAGTTTCGATGGTGGGCCCAGTCGCGCATATCCCTTATCCTTGACCATCTCGACGAGTGGTACGAGAAGGGGTTGCGCTTTCCCATGATAGGCCTCGAGTCTACCGTTCAAAAGTCTCTGGATATCATCAAGAAGCGCCAGAAGACCGCGGAGATTGAGGAATATGCTGAAAGAACGAAGGAAAAACCCGGCATCTACAGGATAGTGGACTGGATGATAGGCTACGAGAACATGAGCCGGGATGAGACCATCCAGGACGCAGTACAGCTCAAGCGCATGGGCTTCGATGCGCACGGGGTAAGCGTACTCACTCCCTTTCCCGGGACCCCTCTCTGGAAGGAGCTTGATTCAAAGTACGGGATAATCAAGGATAATTACAGGGATTTCGATACCGGCCACCTCGTATGGAACCATCCCGAGATAACGCCCTCCCAGATGCTTTATCTGCGCGCTTCGCTCATCAATTATCTCAACAATCCATTCGATGCATACATACGACCCTTCTCCCGGATCGTTCGGGAGAGATTGCGCGAAAAAGGCTTCGAGTTCGTGTGGCGCGACCTCATCAAGGGACCTCTTGCAGCCAGCCTGTACGACGACCGCAAGCAGATCTTCTTTAAGAGGCTCGGTTCTTAA
- a CDS encoding tetratricopeptide repeat protein has translation MNETNTKIPPLILIIGSAAALAMAVLPPLVLGAAFLWFITPFLGLLLLAGVFARRSWLACISATLELAALVAVLARFPLSLSAEQTRNLYSTGQVVKADVYYLRADYVNALAAYRQSISSGLEDPWLYYQMGKCYNYLGQSQPAFETFVYVDKYPQKVPQELLRLDFALACIKSNFEEEGANAFKDAIKSNYNPGYCYYQLGVYYTFKRDPDKAEEMFSNAHFLGYQRSECSSLLGGIAEGRKDYAKAEKLYRRGLRESFENLTLYAKLGSLLHRTGRNDEAVSILLDGFNLSALVRYNPRAAAMILNNLGFVYADQRKTGQAIMAFKQSIHTDAGFMESYYNLAYVLMQEKRNTEALEILRMALDKDPNDATAREMIAQILGSGKPQDQGTR, from the coding sequence ATGAACGAAACGAATACAAAAATCCCGCCGCTCATTCTGATAATCGGTTCAGCGGCCGCGCTTGCCATGGCGGTTCTTCCGCCGCTCGTTCTCGGGGCCGCATTCTTATGGTTTATTACGCCTTTTCTCGGTCTCCTTCTTCTTGCCGGAGTGTTCGCGCGGCGTTCATGGCTCGCTTGCATCTCGGCAACATTGGAGCTTGCCGCTCTGGTTGCCGTACTTGCCAGGTTTCCGCTTTCTTTGTCCGCGGAGCAAACAAGGAACCTTTATTCCACGGGCCAGGTAGTAAAAGCCGACGTATACTACCTCCGCGCCGACTACGTAAACGCCCTTGCCGCTTACAGGCAAAGCATTTCATCGGGGTTAGAAGACCCCTGGCTTTACTACCAGATGGGAAAGTGCTACAACTACCTTGGTCAGAGCCAGCCAGCGTTTGAGACGTTCGTCTATGTAGACAAATATCCGCAAAAGGTGCCTCAGGAGTTGCTCAGGCTGGATTTTGCCCTGGCATGCATCAAGTCGAATTTCGAGGAGGAGGGAGCCAATGCATTCAAGGATGCGATAAAGTCGAACTATAATCCAGGGTACTGCTACTATCAATTGGGCGTTTACTATACATTCAAGAGGGACCCCGATAAGGCTGAGGAGATGTTTTCAAACGCGCACTTTCTAGGCTACCAGCGCTCGGAATGCTCATCCCTTCTCGGCGGGATAGCCGAAGGCCGCAAGGACTACGCAAAAGCGGAGAAGCTCTACAGGAGAGGCTTAAGGGAAAGCTTCGAGAACCTCACGCTATACGCAAAACTCGGCAGCCTTCTTCACCGCACGGGAAGGAATGACGAAGCGGTGTCAATCCTGCTCGACGGGTTCAATCTCTCCGCTTTGGTTCGGTACAATCCGCGCGCCGCCGCGATGATACTCAACAACCTGGGATTCGTTTACGCTGACCAGCGCAAGACAGGTCAGGCTATCATGGCGTTCAAGCAGTCGATACACACGGACGCAGGCTTCATGGAGTCCTACTACAATTTAGCCTACGTCTTAATGCAGGAAAAAAGGAACACCGAGGCGCTCGAGATTCTCAGGATGGCGCTTGATAAAGACCCGAACGATGCAACCGCCAGGGAGATGATAGCGCAGATCCTCGGATCAGGTAAGCCCCAGGATCAAGGAACAAGATAA
- a CDS encoding radical SAM protein, which translates to MKTAPKVLLCNAYRRFADDYLDYIGENVYGVPRISNPRRIGFGLRFLKQNVPEIEILEYPMWPEYVERLKEGWDVVGFSFFQNEIAEVERMADEARRHGVREIWAGGHGALDGHVAEFCDRVFSGAAEDQVAQAFGYRVRDEEVEHPSLMMPFRFKPGSIPYLMMGLLYTERGCPFRCTFCQTPAYEDRRFTVNFESVERVVKHYRKVGIKDVFVMDELFGTFPAYADKLSELFARYGLRWWSQSRAGIYLRNLETWYERGLRFPVIGLETMKQGALDSIDKKQKVEEIMEFSRKTREKGDMYRMVYYMIGYEGMTAEQTLEDAALVKKAGFDAHQVNVLTPFPKTPLWDDIRMRYGITDTNYRHYSAKHLVWNHPHISAAQMRYLLNAIIAYLNRPRDIYFKGFARLIRERFARHGLGFIWDDILKSPVVAAVVDDRKQVFFPKMKHDKV; encoded by the coding sequence TTGAAGACTGCACCAAAGGTGCTTTTATGCAACGCCTACAGGCGTTTCGCAGACGATTATCTCGATTACATAGGCGAGAACGTTTACGGGGTTCCACGAATCTCTAATCCAAGACGCATAGGCTTCGGGCTGCGCTTCCTGAAGCAGAACGTGCCTGAGATAGAGATACTCGAGTATCCTATGTGGCCTGAATATGTCGAGAGACTCAAGGAGGGCTGGGACGTTGTAGGCTTCTCCTTTTTTCAGAACGAGATAGCCGAGGTGGAGCGCATGGCGGATGAGGCTCGCAGGCACGGGGTTCGCGAGATATGGGCTGGCGGACACGGCGCGCTTGACGGACACGTTGCCGAATTTTGCGACAGGGTCTTTTCGGGCGCTGCAGAGGATCAGGTGGCGCAGGCGTTCGGATACAGGGTACGGGACGAGGAGGTAGAACATCCCTCCTTGATGATGCCTTTCAGGTTCAAGCCGGGCTCAATTCCTTATCTGATGATGGGTCTTTTGTACACCGAGCGCGGCTGCCCCTTCAGGTGCACGTTCTGCCAGACGCCTGCATATGAGGACAGACGGTTTACAGTCAACTTCGAGAGCGTCGAGCGGGTCGTGAAGCACTATCGCAAGGTTGGAATAAAGGACGTGTTCGTTATGGACGAGCTCTTCGGAACGTTCCCTGCCTACGCGGACAAGCTTTCTGAACTTTTTGCCCGCTACGGCCTGCGCTGGTGGTCGCAATCGCGGGCAGGCATTTACTTGAGAAATCTTGAAACCTGGTACGAGCGGGGGCTGCGTTTTCCTGTTATTGGTCTTGAGACGATGAAGCAGGGCGCCCTGGACAGCATAGACAAGAAGCAGAAGGTTGAGGAGATTATGGAGTTTTCCCGAAAGACGAGGGAGAAGGGCGATATGTACCGCATGGTCTACTATATGATAGGCTACGAGGGCATGACCGCAGAGCAGACGCTGGAGGACGCGGCGCTTGTGAAGAAGGCGGGTTTCGACGCCCATCAGGTTAACGTGCTGACCCCCTTCCCAAAAACGCCCTTATGGGACGACATCCGGATGCGTTACGGGATAACGGACACAAACTACCGTCACTACAGCGCAAAGCACCTCGTATGGAACCATCCGCATATCTCCGCCGCTCAAATGAGATACCTTCTCAATGCGATTATCGCTTACCTTAACAGGCCTAGAGACATCTACTTCAAGGGTTTTGCGAGACTCATAAGGGAGCGGTTCGCCAGGCACGGGCTCGGCTTCATCTGGGACGATATCCTGAAGAGCCCGGTGGTTGCGGCGGTGGTTGACGATCGAAAGCAAGTATTCTTTCCCAAGATGAAACATGACAAAGTGTGA
- a CDS encoding Fic family protein has product MRTFEKTHPWLTFTLDLGRARHDLWLMLGEAQAKCEYLANLPLRPATAKRLHELYLAKGALATTAIEGNTLTEEDALKLVEGRLSLPPSKEYLSQEINNIIEACNIIGTELLTGTNRGLLSVKKINEFNDLVLKNLELPEQIVPGKIRNYSVGVELVRYRAAPPDDCEYLLKRLCDWLNQERSRAPKGHKLAFALIRAVLAHLYLAWIHPYGDGNGRTARLVEFQILLDAGIPTIAAHLLSNHYNQTRNEYYKHLDQASKSGGNVIPFIQYAIEGFLDGLGEQMQKVSIEVLDIAWKDYVHEAFRDKKGKTARRQRQLALAISNKGQIIPKSEIRELSPRVAESYASKTAKTISRDLNSLVKMDIIEIRIEGVRAKKEKMLSFR; this is encoded by the coding sequence GTGCGGACATTTGAAAAGACACATCCGTGGTTGACATTTACACTCGACCTCGGCCGAGCTAGGCATGATTTGTGGTTAATGCTTGGTGAAGCGCAAGCCAAGTGCGAATATCTAGCAAACTTGCCGCTACGTCCAGCAACGGCTAAAAGATTGCATGAGTTATATCTAGCCAAGGGGGCTTTAGCTACAACTGCTATTGAGGGGAATACACTTACAGAGGAAGATGCCTTAAAACTTGTTGAAGGGAGGCTTAGCCTTCCTCCTTCCAAAGAGTATCTTTCTCAAGAAATAAACAATATAATTGAAGCCTGCAATATCATTGGAACTGAACTATTAACGGGGACCAATCGCGGGCTTCTATCTGTTAAGAAAATCAACGAGTTTAATGATCTGGTCCTAAAGAATTTAGAATTGCCCGAACAAATAGTTCCTGGTAAGATAAGAAACTATTCTGTCGGGGTTGAACTTGTCCGTTACCGTGCTGCGCCCCCAGATGATTGCGAATACTTGTTAAAACGCCTGTGTGATTGGCTCAATCAAGAACGTTCCAGGGCGCCCAAGGGGCACAAACTCGCATTTGCTTTGATAAGAGCTGTCCTCGCGCATCTTTATCTGGCGTGGATACATCCTTACGGTGACGGAAACGGCCGAACCGCAAGATTGGTGGAGTTTCAGATATTATTAGATGCTGGTATACCGACAATTGCTGCACATCTTCTAAGCAACCACTACAATCAAACCCGAAATGAGTATTACAAACATCTTGACCAAGCTTCAAAATCCGGCGGAAACGTAATACCCTTCATCCAGTATGCAATAGAAGGGTTTCTGGATGGGTTGGGCGAACAGATGCAAAAGGTTTCTATAGAGGTTTTAGATATCGCATGGAAGGATTATGTACACGAAGCATTCAGAGATAAGAAGGGGAAAACGGCTAGAAGGCAACGACAATTGGCTTTGGCTATTTCAAATAAGGGACAAATCATTCCGAAATCCGAAATTCGCGAACTCAGCCCCAGAGTGGCCGAATCCTATGCAAGTAAGACCGCAAAAACTATTTCTCGCGATCTTAATTCGCTTGTCAAAATGGACATCATCGAAATTAGAATAGAAGGGGTAAGAGCTAAGAAGGAAAAGATGCTCTCCTTCCGTTGA
- a CDS encoding radical SAM protein — protein MALSSNPRILICTSYRRFRDDFLDYVGENVYLKPRVSLKRKQSPALRFLKRNVPELEILEYPLWRDYVKKLKEGWDVVGFSFFQNEIAEVFEMVREARRHGVKEIWAGGYGALDEAVPREVDRVFTGASEDAVAQVFGKRVTDVLHPSIIWPMDFIPGNIPYLRMGILYTERGCPYKCTFCQTPSYDKVRFNVNIDSIERVLREYSRTGVTDVLVLDELFGISPGFADRLTLLLARYKLRWWAQSRAALFMRHLDTWHERGLRFPLIGVEAMSQSSLDSIDKKQRIEEIVEFERRTSEKKAMYRMVYYMIGYESQDARTLWDDVRALKSVGFDAFQVNVITPFPQTPLWSETESRYGIRDKFYRHYDAKHLVWNHPHISPAEMHYLLRLAISYLNNPFDIYARGFARLVKERFTAEGLRFVWRDIIRTPFESMVRNLMEQGK, from the coding sequence ATGGCGCTCTCAAGCAACCCGAGGATTCTCATCTGCACCTCATACAGGCGATTCAGGGACGACTTTCTGGATTATGTGGGCGAGAACGTGTATCTTAAACCGAGGGTTTCGCTCAAGCGCAAACAGTCGCCGGCGCTCCGGTTCCTTAAGCGCAACGTGCCCGAACTTGAGATACTCGAGTACCCCTTATGGCGGGACTACGTTAAAAAGCTTAAGGAGGGTTGGGACGTAGTCGGCTTCTCGTTCTTCCAGAACGAGATTGCGGAGGTCTTCGAGATGGTTCGCGAGGCCCGCAGGCATGGAGTGAAGGAGATATGGGCCGGAGGGTACGGAGCGCTGGACGAGGCGGTACCGCGAGAGGTGGACAGGGTCTTCACCGGTGCGTCGGAGGACGCTGTCGCACAGGTCTTCGGTAAAAGGGTAACGGACGTCCTGCATCCGTCGATAATATGGCCTATGGATTTCATACCGGGCAATATCCCTTATCTAAGGATGGGAATTCTCTATACCGAGCGCGGCTGCCCGTACAAATGCACTTTCTGCCAGACGCCCTCCTACGACAAGGTCCGGTTTAACGTCAACATAGACAGCATCGAGAGGGTGTTACGCGAGTACTCAAGGACCGGTGTGACCGACGTCCTGGTGCTCGACGAGCTCTTCGGGATAAGCCCCGGGTTCGCGGACAGGCTGACCCTTCTGTTGGCCCGATACAAGCTCCGCTGGTGGGCGCAGTCGCGCGCGGCGCTCTTCATGAGGCATCTTGATACCTGGCACGAGCGCGGGCTCAGATTCCCTCTGATAGGGGTCGAGGCCATGTCGCAGTCCTCTCTCGATTCAATCGACAAGAAACAGAGGATAGAGGAGATAGTCGAGTTCGAGCGGAGGACGAGTGAAAAGAAAGCCATGTACCGCATGGTCTACTACATGATAGGCTACGAGAGCCAGGACGCCCGGACGCTTTGGGACGACGTCCGCGCGCTCAAGTCAGTCGGGTTCGACGCTTTTCAGGTAAACGTGATAACGCCGTTCCCCCAAACGCCGTTGTGGAGCGAGACCGAATCCAGGTACGGGATAAGAGATAAGTTCTACAGGCACTACGACGCGAAGCATCTGGTCTGGAACCACCCTCATATAAGTCCAGCCGAGATGCATTATCTCTTAAGGCTCGCAATATCCTATCTCAACAATCCCTTCGACATATACGCAAGGGGTTTTGCAAGGCTCGTAAAGGAGAGGTTTACAGCGGAAGGTCTAAGGTTCGTATGGCGAGATATAATTCGAACACCTTTTGAATCCATGGTGAGAAATCTCATGGAGCAAGGCAAGTAA
- a CDS encoding radical SAM protein, translating to MTTAYRHSPRDYYDAVGANFFRTPRFGFIRTVSTSLRFMKQNVPELEIMEFPLWHEYVAKLREGWDVVGFSFFQHDLAEILEMVEEARRQGVGEIWAGGYGGLSEEAEGFADRIWYGYVEAEVLEECFGRKLERTLHPPVVIPVRVVLPPAVPYKKIGLLFTQRGCPYRCTFCQTPVHSPHPARLPLESIEEVLRYYRSHGINELFILDETFYTFPSHSEQVLDMLARYGFHWWVQSRADLTLKHIDSWTERGMVNVGFGVESVNDEILKRIGKRTSLDVMREFRRATRERKVFTMAFYMIGYEEDTVESVLSDYEILREIGFDAHQLTVLTPYPKTPQWFEIKERYGIFEKDYRKFDARFLVWNHPRISAGSMEFLKRVGMASLNIPMKNYGAGVIRMAQKRIYKKGLGFLWDDIARPFLHSLAYDERKQVFLDGRV from the coding sequence TTGACAACCGCCTACAGGCACAGCCCCCGTGATTATTACGATGCCGTTGGCGCTAACTTTTTCCGCACCCCGCGCTTCGGTTTCATAAGAACGGTTTCAACCTCTCTCAGGTTCATGAAGCAGAACGTGCCTGAACTCGAGATTATGGAGTTTCCCCTGTGGCATGAGTACGTGGCAAAGCTCAGGGAAGGGTGGGATGTCGTGGGCTTCTCGTTCTTCCAGCACGATCTGGCAGAGATTTTGGAGATGGTGGAGGAGGCGCGCAGGCAGGGGGTCGGGGAGATATGGGCGGGCGGCTACGGCGGGTTATCGGAGGAGGCGGAGGGGTTTGCAGACAGAATCTGGTACGGGTACGTAGAGGCAGAGGTTCTTGAGGAATGCTTCGGCAGGAAGCTTGAAAGAACCCTGCACCCTCCGGTTGTTATACCTGTCAGGGTTGTCCTGCCCCCAGCCGTGCCTTACAAGAAGATAGGGCTCCTCTTCACCCAGCGCGGATGTCCCTATAGGTGCACGTTCTGCCAGACTCCCGTACACTCGCCTCATCCGGCAAGACTGCCTCTTGAGTCGATAGAGGAGGTTTTAAGATACTACCGCTCCCACGGTATAAATGAGCTTTTTATACTCGACGAGACCTTTTATACGTTCCCTTCTCATTCGGAACAGGTGCTCGATATGCTTGCCCGCTACGGGTTTCACTGGTGGGTGCAGTCAAGGGCCGACTTGACCTTAAAGCACATAGATTCCTGGACCGAGCGGGGCATGGTCAACGTAGGTTTCGGGGTCGAGAGCGTGAACGACGAGATATTGAAGCGGATTGGCAAGCGGACGAGTCTTGATGTGATGAGGGAGTTCAGGCGCGCCACCAGGGAGCGAAAGGTGTTCACAATGGCTTTCTACATGATAGGCTATGAGGAGGATACGGTCGAGTCCGTGCTTTCGGACTACGAGATTCTTAGGGAGATTGGCTTTGACGCCCACCAGCTCACAGTGCTGACCCCCTACCCGAAGACGCCTCAATGGTTCGAGATTAAGGAGCGCTACGGGATATTCGAGAAGGACTACCGCAAGTTCGACGCTCGGTTTCTCGTCTGGAACCACCCTCGCATCTCTGCCGGGAGCATGGAGTTTCTCAAGCGTGTGGGCATGGCTTCCCTCAACATACCGATGAAGAACTACGGGGCTGGCGTGATAAGAATGGCTCAGAAGAGGATTTACAAGAAAGGCCTCGGTTTCCTGTGGGACGATATTGCCAGACCTTTCCTGCATTCCCTCGCATACGACGAGCGCAAGCAGGTCTTCCTGGATGGACGGGTTTAG